Proteins from one Naumovozyma castellii chromosome 3, complete genome genomic window:
- the NCAS0C03910 gene encoding uncharacterized protein yields the protein MELERKPGGSMDLPTGDLIVDVQSTPIKELRNSPSHKKRRISSSFPLIEDYLPFNGVHWEDIKELKKSSPLNFFKKNIHDSTLYCCKGCSQMYYYDSEAPHYNTSALERHFRDECINPPSGFYDRVSRKSKPEPNSTFEKPYNISTVNNDMFNKAILFTLTFDLPLMWLEDRAAKSWYEEYACHTNIDFKKQTSLNYRTLTASIKRKHQEIDNFWKAELNSSAFLLRQTKISKKNRLLDTIVKRIGELKSINLFSLVLDHWPNDKTNSYMGVVIVSYDSTQKKLVPFLLKLPRSHKHDAATVYSQLQQIVRYFPGLSETCVAISIDNAAISTNNDTSMLKVPNNISSNLLFNKVFLGNVPSLLHSSNLMNFGLLHKSEEESTEDYLESKALEEDAMESRVSENGTNTNFQKHDPFVHFLTIQDDSLELTEGHMTEEMILEKNNSLFCEIKTDISKKQLYDDICAHYGKVYRDEGLKLKLYCRTRWVSAIDTLKRLLQMKDVLLELERHKTFETQFTENDFHIAQDLLMIVEPYKVFCETLSSDNCTVKYALPLLSYYKQKMEQYEKDLKKRQETPYLIAFKKKMDKYFERFSKNDICLLSSCLSIDFIDDPFWTKKFPRKGADGKKRTFVFSKIAEKLSGRLLPYLNISYEGKMDDSSSFDEDDSSSTTHPFASTGEAMHESDEYFHRLAENIQNFDPKTIKRDLEELIYNELLDYRKVTKKKIHIYTKEYRQKEDISFESYFTSLCKLVIAADNAFWDDHFDEFPILSFANDIFRNVPATSIQVDKLFSLAGCIATKKISNLSDSMFESLCVLKSFSQTADISAVDLQKCTLSQAINST from the coding sequence ATGGAACTAGAAAGGAAGCCAGGTGGATCAATGGACTTACCCACAGGTGACTTAATTGTTGATGTTCAATCGACGCCCATAAAGGAATTGAGAAATAGCCCGTCTCACAAGAAAAGGagaatttcatcttcattccCCCTAATCGAGGATTATCTTCCTTTCAATGGGGTCCATTGGGAAGATATAAaggaattaaaaaaaagttCACCTCTTAacttttttaaaaaaaatatacaCGATAGTACACTATATTGCTGCAAAGGTTGCTCACAAATGTATTATTATGACAGCGAGGCTCCTCACTATAACACCTCTGCTTTGGAAAGGCATTTTAGAGATGAATGTATCAATCCACCGTCAGGTTTTTATGACAGGGtttcaagaaaatcaaAACCAGAACCTAATTCTACTTTCGAGAAACCTTATAATATTTCGACTGTTAATAATGACATGTTTAATAAAGCAATTCTCTTCACCCTAACATTTGACCTGCCACTAATGTGGCTAGAAGATCGTGCTGCAAAATCTTGGTACGAAGAATATGCTTGCCATACAAACATAGatttcaagaaacaaacCAGTTTAAACTATCGAACTTTGACTGCCTCGATAAAGAGAAAGCATCaggaaattgataatttttgGAAAGCGGAGTTGAACTCGTCAGCGTTTTTATTACGCCAAACTAAGATAAGCAAAAAGAACAGGTTATTGGATACTATTGTTAAACGAATTGGTGAgttaaaatcaataaatcttttttcGTTAGTGTTAGATCATTGGCCCAATGACAAAACGAACAGCTATATGGGGGTTGTAATTGTCTCGTACGATTCGACTCAGAAAAAACTAGTTCCCTTTTTATTGAAGTTACCAAGAAGCCATAAGCATGATGCAGCTACAGTATACTCCCAGTTACAACAAATAGTACGTTATTTTCCAGGCCTCAGTGAAACATGTGTCGCTATTTCTATTGACAATGCTGCCATTTCTACTAACAATGACACCAGCATGTTGAAAGTGCCAAACAATATAAGTTCAAATTTacttttcaataaagtATTCTTGGGTAACGTACCTTCTTTGTTACATAGttcaaatttgatgaattttgGCTTACTTCATAAAAGCGAAGAAGAATCAACTGAGGATTATTTGGAATCCAAAGCACTAGAAGAAGATGCTATGGAATCTCGTGTTTCCGAAAATGGAACAAATACtaatttccaaaaacaTGATCCGTTTGTTCACTTTTTAACAATTCAGGATGATTCCCTAGAATTGACCGAAGGCCATATGACAGAAGAAATGATTCTAGAAAAGAACAACAGTCTTTTCTGTGAAATAAAAACTGACATCTCAAAAAAACAACTCTATGACGATATTTGTGCACACTATGGCAAGGTCTACAGGGATGAAGGTcttaaattaaaattatattgCCGCACTCGATGGGTGTCCGCAATAGACACCTTAAAACGATTACTACAAATGAAGGATGTGCTTTTAGAACTTGAGAGACATAAAACATTTGAAACCCAATTTACAGAGAATGATTTTCACATTGCAcaagatttattgatgattGTAGAGCCATATAAAGTGTTTTGTGAAACGCTTTCTAGTGATAATTGTACGGTCAAATATGCTCTTCCCCTTTTATCGTActataaacaaaaaatggaGCAGTATGAAAAAGATCTCAAGAAACGACAAGAAACACCGTATCTCATtgcattcaagaaaaaaatggataaGTATTTTGAAAGGTTCAGCAAAAATGACATATGTTTACTATCCTCGTGCTTGAGTATTGATTTCATTGATGATCCTTTTTGGACCAAAAAATTCCCACGAAAGGGGGCTGATGGAAAGAAAAGGACCTTCGTATTCAGCAAAATAGCTGAGAAATTGTCAGGCAGGCTACTGCCgtatttaaatatttcttatGAGGGGAAGATGGATGATAGTTCTAGTTTTGATGAAGACGACAGTTCTTCAACTACCCACCCATTTGCTTCCACAGGGGAAGCAATGCATGAATCTGATGAGTATTTCCATAGACTAGCTgagaatattcaaaattttgatcCAAAGACAATAAAGAGAGACTTAGAAGAACTAATCTACAATGAATTACTAGATTATAGAAAGGTTactaaaaagaaaatacaCATTTACACCAAAGAATATAGGCAAAAGGAAGACATTTCTTTCGAGTCATATTTCACGTCGCTGTGTAAGTTAGTTATTGCTGCTGATAACGCTTTTTGGGATGATCATTTTGATGAGTTTCCTATTCTTTCATTTGCGAATGATATATTCAGGAATGTCCCTGCAACCTCGATTCAAGTTGACAAGTTATTTAGCTTGGCAGGCTGTATTGCAACAAAGAAGATCTCGAATTTAAGTGACTCAATGTTTGAGAGCTTATGTGTTCTCAAATCATTCAGCCAAACGGCTGATATCAGTGCAGTAGATTTACAGAAATGTACACTTTCCCAGGCAATTAACAGTACCTAA
- the GAT1 gene encoding Gat1p (ancestral locus Anc_8.55) yields MTMSALTYNLKLQQQKKREETFTEQVGEPQDIWKLYRDAKEALPHRRRILNMSWRLQYLSSCRPLKTSNIQEYIKVNDGMENDPFNDVFDSDPMEQTPGETNENFEITAYGSFSNNNSLQNSEFLTNFTQQSYNSTFDYQLQDEYVDLDNVMKLQKDSSHVDYSPAQESEISNFNLDTEPTIMDDVSSQATTLMRPTSSLMNSYESNFFDTNFSTERSHSISTYAMQRTSNSNFIDSFSTSMEDNNMEIYAPSPIRIPKSKSQYVTNTNITPSPSSTSLNALMTSQHFTPMSLPIAINVNDPNKKRRPSSIQKRRPSMLKGKPSNTSLSTMNNNIPSNANNNSIRCSNCGTGTTPLWRKDANGNSLCNACGLFLKLHGVMRPLSLKTDVIKKRQRNKKTSTANNNGKKRSGALPHDQTKAVEIPSYLPSGERSNGKIIEGIDIQRNKKKGNLEWLSLDL; encoded by the coding sequence atgaCTATGTCGGCACTCACATATAACTTGAAACTACAGCAGCAAAAGAAGAGGGAAGAAACTTTCACGGAACAAGTAGGCGAACCACAagatatttggaaattgtATAGGGACGCAAAGGAGGCATTGCCCCATAGGAGACGAATTTTGAACATGTCTTGGAGATTACAATATTTATCGTCTTGTAGACCGTTGAAAACTTCAAATATACAGGAGTATATCAAGGTCAATGACGGGATGGAAAATGACCCTTTTAATGACGTTTTTGACTCAGATCCCATGGAACAAACTCCAGGTGAgacaaatgaaaattttgagatCACTGCATATGGTTCCTTCTCTAACAATAATAGTTTGCAAAATTCAGAATTTCTAACGAACTTCACACAACAATCATACAATTCCACCTTTGATTATCAATTACAGGACGAATATGTCGATTTAGATAATGTAATGAAGCTTCAAAAGGACAGTAGTCATGTGGATTATTCACCAGCACAGGAAAGtgaaatttccaatttcaatctGGACACTGAACCCACCATAATGGACGACGTATCATCACAGGCAACCACTTTGATGAGACCCACGTCCTCGTTAATGAATTCATATGAATCCAACTTCTTCGACACTAACTTCTCAACGGAAAGATCACACTCTATTTCTACATATGCTATGCAAAGAACTTCCAATTCAAACTTTATTGATTCCTTCAGTACTTCAATGGAGGATAACAATATGGAAATATACGCTCCATCACCCATTAGAATCCCTAAATCCAAATCACAATACGTAACCAACACGAATATCACACCATCCCcttcttcaacatctttGAATGCTCTAATGACCTCCCAACACTTCACGCCGATGAGCTTACCCATCGCCATCAACGTGAACGACCCAAATAAGAAGAGACGGCCTTCAAGCATACAAAAGAGAAGACCCTCTATGTTGAAGGGTAAACCTTCAAATACTTCCCTCTCCACcatgaataataatattccttCTAAtgccaataataattcaattaGATGCTCTAATTGTGGAACGGGGACTACTCCATTATGGAGGAAAGACGCCAATGGGAATTCTCTATGTAATGCATGCGGActgtttttgaaattgcaTGGTGTTATGAGACCATTGTCTTTGAAAACAGATGTCATCAAGAAACgtcaaagaaataaaaagacTTCCACtgccaataataatggcaAGAAGAGAAGTGGAGCATTGCCACATGATCAAACGAAGGCGGTGGAAATACCGTCATATTTACCATCGGGAGAACGTAGTAATGGGAAAATAATAGAGGGAATCGATATACAAAGGAATAAGAAAAAGGGTAATTTAGAATGGCTTAGTTTAGATTTATAG
- the SMX2 gene encoding mRNA splicing protein SMX2 (ancestral locus Anc_8.57), with the protein MVSTPELKKYMDKKILLQLNGSRKVAGILRGYDIFLNVVVDDAVEVSKDGSKHQLGMQTVIRGNSIVSLEALDTIS; encoded by the coding sequence ATGGTATCAACTCCAGAACTGAAGAAATATATGGATAAGAAGATTTTACTACAATTAAATGGGTCCAGGAAAGTGGCCGGCATACTTCGAGGGTACGATATATTTCTAAACGTTGTCGTTGATGATGCAGTTGAAGTAAGTAAAGACGGTTCCAAACACCAACTCGGTATGCAGACAGTGATACGAGGCAATTCCATAGTTTCCTTGGAAGCACTAGATACCATATCATAA